In a single window of the Gemmatimonadota bacterium genome:
- a CDS encoding cytochrome d ubiquinol oxidase subunit II, translating to MAEWPLVELTAAACLAAITAYVLFAGADFGGGVWDLFATGPRARRQRALIADTIGPIWEANHVWLILVVVILFTGFPVAYARLSVSLHIPLTLMLIGVVLRGSAFTFRSYDRRDDDVQRRWGLVFAVASLITPLLLGVAAGAVAAGGVTPPGARSFTAAYVAPWLAPFPIAIGVLTLLLFAFLAAVYLTVEAKDPMLTGDFRARGLVAGLLLLPGAGVALYLARTEAPWVFDELTSASWAPVLHLLTGSAAVCALGALWRRHYRVARTAAAVQAALIVVGWAMAQWPYILPPTMSVYDAAAPTATLTLLVGALAAGAVILLPALAYLFAIFGRAEKSR from the coding sequence ATGGCTGAGTGGCCACTGGTCGAACTGACGGCCGCCGCCTGTCTCGCGGCGATCACGGCGTATGTGCTCTTCGCAGGCGCCGACTTCGGTGGCGGAGTGTGGGATCTCTTCGCGACCGGCCCACGTGCCCGGCGCCAGCGCGCGCTCATCGCCGACACGATCGGCCCGATCTGGGAGGCCAACCACGTCTGGCTGATCCTGGTGGTGGTGATCCTCTTCACCGGCTTTCCCGTCGCCTACGCCCGCCTGTCGGTGTCGCTCCACATCCCGCTCACCTTGATGCTGATCGGTGTGGTGCTGCGCGGCTCCGCCTTCACCTTCCGGAGCTACGACCGTCGCGATGACGACGTGCAACGCCGCTGGGGACTGGTCTTCGCCGTCGCCTCGCTGATCACCCCGCTGCTCCTCGGCGTCGCCGCCGGTGCGGTCGCCGCGGGCGGCGTCACCCCGCCAGGCGCGCGCAGTTTCACGGCGGCGTACGTCGCACCGTGGTTGGCACCATTCCCGATCGCCATCGGCGTCCTGACGCTGTTGCTGTTCGCCTTCCTCGCGGCCGTCTACCTGACGGTCGAGGCCAAAGATCCGATGCTCACCGGCGATTTCCGCGCGCGCGGACTGGTCGCGGGGCTCCTGCTCCTCCCCGGCGCGGGGGTCGCGCTCTATCTCGCGCGCACCGAGGCGCCGTGGGTGTTCGACGAACTGACCAGTGCCTCGTGGGCCCCGGTCCTCCACCTCCTCACCGGCAGCGCCGCGGTCTGCGCCCTCGGCGCACTCTGGCGCAGGCACTACCGAGTGGCTCGCACGGCAGCGGCCGTGCAAGCCGCGCTGATCGTGGTCGGCTGGGCGATGGCCCAATGGCCCTACATCCTTCCGCCGACGATGAGCGTCTACGACGCCGCCGCCCCGACTGCGACGCTCACCCTGTTGGTGGGTGCGCTCGCAGCCGGGGCGGTGATCCTGCTGCCGGCGCTGGCTTACCTCTTCGCGATCTTCGGAAGAGCCGAGAAAAGCCGATGA
- a CDS encoding cytochrome ubiquinol oxidase subunit I, with the protein MSDLLAARSQMAVSLAFHIVFAVIGIGMPVLMVIAERRWLVTRDPHYLELARRWAKGTAILFAVGAVSGTVLSFELGLLWPGFMEFAGPIIGMPFSLEGFAFFMEAIFLGIYLYGWDRISERAHLWAGVLVAVSGALSGVFVVIANAWMNAPTGFTVVNGVATGIDPLQALQTPAAFPQALHMTLAAYAATGFGAAGIHAAMLLRQPANAFHQRGLRIALLMAIPAALLQPLSGHHSAGFVAATQPAKFAAMESLFETQAAAPLLIGGWPDPTRREVRYGVEIPGALSFLATNDFGATVPGLDQVPREDWPNVRVTHVAFQVMVACGVVMLAAGLLGWRALAQRDDLAEHRRLLRLLVVAAPLGFVATEAGWVVTEVGRQPWVIQGVLRTADAVTPMPGLIVPFLGFTVLYLLLAVAVVWLLRRQILGAPNDTEWRRRHEPTTQPTTHG; encoded by the coding sequence ATGTCCGACCTCCTCGCCGCCCGCTCCCAGATGGCGGTCTCCCTCGCCTTCCACATCGTCTTCGCGGTGATCGGCATCGGCATGCCCGTGCTGATGGTCATCGCGGAGCGCCGGTGGCTGGTGACGCGCGACCCGCACTATCTGGAACTGGCGCGCCGATGGGCCAAGGGGACGGCGATCCTCTTCGCCGTGGGCGCGGTGTCGGGGACGGTACTGTCGTTCGAGTTGGGGCTCCTCTGGCCGGGCTTCATGGAGTTCGCCGGCCCGATCATCGGGATGCCGTTCTCTCTCGAAGGGTTCGCCTTCTTCATGGAGGCGATCTTCCTCGGGATCTACCTCTACGGCTGGGATCGCATCAGCGAGCGCGCCCACCTCTGGGCCGGGGTATTGGTCGCGGTGAGCGGTGCGCTCTCGGGCGTCTTCGTGGTAATTGCCAATGCGTGGATGAATGCGCCGACCGGCTTCACGGTGGTGAACGGCGTCGCCACGGGCATCGACCCGCTGCAGGCGCTCCAGACCCCGGCGGCGTTCCCGCAAGCGCTCCACATGACGCTCGCCGCCTACGCCGCCACCGGCTTCGGCGCCGCCGGCATCCACGCGGCGATGCTGCTCCGACAGCCGGCGAACGCCTTCCACCAGCGTGGCCTGCGGATCGCCTTGTTGATGGCCATCCCTGCCGCCTTGCTGCAGCCACTCTCCGGCCACCATTCCGCCGGCTTCGTCGCCGCGACCCAACCTGCCAAGTTCGCCGCGATGGAATCGCTGTTCGAGACGCAGGCCGCCGCCCCGCTGCTGATCGGTGGCTGGCCCGATCCGACACGCCGCGAGGTGCGCTACGGCGTGGAGATTCCTGGCGCGCTCTCCTTCCTCGCGACCAACGACTTCGGAGCCACGGTCCCCGGCCTCGACCAGGTGCCGCGCGAGGATTGGCCCAACGTGCGCGTCACCCACGTCGCGTTCCAGGTGATGGTGGCGTGCGGCGTGGTGATGCTTGCCGCCGGCCTGCTCGGCTGGCGCGCCCTGGCCCAGCGCGATGACCTCGCCGAACATCGCCGGCTCCTGCGGCTGTTGGTGGTCGCGGCACCGCTGGGCTTCGTCGCCACCGAGGCAGGGTGGGTGGTGACCGAGGTCGGCCGTCAGCCGTGGGTGATCCAGGGGGTCCTGCGTACCGCGGATGCCGTGACGCCAATGCCCGGATTGATCGTCCCGTTCCTTGGCTTCACGGTGCTCTACCTGCTGCTCGCCGTCGCCGTGGTCTGGTTGCTCCGTCGACAGATTCTCGGGGCGCCGAACGACACGGAATGGCGCCGACGCCACGAACCCACGACCCAGCCCACCACCCATGGCTGA
- a CDS encoding c-type cytochrome: protein MRFLKRALTAVTLLLLVAFGTIYGLAQRELGRTYAVARKAPPRATDSLAVTRGEHLATSISKCADCHGADFGGQLVIDDAALGRVGAPNLTGGRGGVGSVRTDADFAAAIRHGVGPAGKPLLIMPAHDYTYLSEADLQALIAFLRSRPNVDREIPARRLGPVGLALIASKKLPLSAALIDHAVVQPDSVPQGPTAEYGRYLANVGGCTGCHNPSLSGGEIIGAPPGTPQAANLTPGGRSWTLELFRTTLRTGQRPGGGGELNDFMPIRFTKLMTDEEIEAVWRYVVSVPPKALGEQ from the coding sequence ATGCGATTCCTCAAGCGAGCCCTGACCGCCGTCACCCTCCTCCTGCTGGTGGCCTTTGGCACGATCTACGGTCTGGCCCAGCGCGAGCTCGGCCGGACCTACGCGGTGGCCCGCAAGGCCCCGCCACGTGCCACCGACTCGCTCGCCGTGACGCGCGGCGAACATCTCGCGACCTCGATCAGCAAGTGCGCTGATTGTCACGGCGCAGACTTCGGGGGCCAGCTGGTCATCGACGACGCCGCGCTCGGGCGGGTCGGAGCGCCGAACCTGACCGGTGGACGCGGGGGAGTGGGTTCTGTCCGGACCGACGCCGACTTCGCCGCCGCGATTCGGCATGGCGTCGGTCCAGCCGGGAAGCCCCTCCTGATCATGCCGGCGCACGACTACACCTACCTGTCGGAAGCGGACCTTCAGGCACTCATCGCCTTCCTGCGCAGCCGCCCGAACGTGGACCGCGAGATCCCGGCGCGCCGCCTTGGTCCGGTCGGGTTGGCACTGATTGCCAGCAAGAAGCTGCCGCTCTCGGCCGCACTCATCGATCACGCCGTGGTGCAACCCGACAGCGTCCCCCAGGGGCCCACGGCGGAGTATGGTCGCTATCTCGCGAACGTCGGCGGATGCACGGGCTGCCACAACCCGTCACTCTCGGGAGGCGAGATCATCGGTGCGCCTCCGGGGACGCCGCAGGCCGCCAACCTGACGCCGGGAGGACGGTCGTGGACGCTGGAGCTCTTCCGCACCACGCTGCGTACCGGACAGCGTCCCGGCGGTGGCGGCGAGCTCAACGACTTCATGCCGATCCGGTTCACGAAGCTGATGACGGATGAGGAAATCGAAGCGGTGTGGCGCTATGTGGTGAGTGTGCCGCCCAAGGCGCTCGGCGAACAGTGA
- a CDS encoding c-type cytochrome: protein MSHRVAVGLATLLLAGCTPRPPVPPPADSSAAVVASLAPLPPLPKGDLGVAVLRGRAILSATRDSLPNHVGNALRCTSCHLDEGRRPNAMPWVGVTARFPQYRSRSASVQRLEDRINDCFERSLAGTALAWDDPAMRDMVAYMAWLSTGVAQGSTVPGQGLPLGSPERGDTVHGAVVFAAQCARCHGVNGEGMAAFPPLWGPGSFTIGAGMARLRTLAAFAKHNMPFDRAGTLNDQDAQDVATYITTKPRPPFAASADDWPRGDAPPDVAYPTKAAKAKSP, encoded by the coding sequence ATGAGCCATCGAGTCGCCGTCGGACTCGCGACGCTCCTCCTGGCAGGCTGCACCCCGCGACCGCCGGTGCCCCCGCCTGCCGACTCGTCGGCCGCGGTCGTGGCCTCTCTGGCCCCGTTGCCGCCGTTGCCGAAGGGCGACCTCGGTGTCGCCGTGCTGCGCGGGCGCGCGATCCTCAGTGCGACGCGCGACTCGCTGCCGAATCACGTCGGCAACGCCCTGCGGTGCACGTCGTGTCACCTCGACGAGGGGCGACGCCCGAATGCCATGCCCTGGGTCGGCGTGACGGCGCGCTTCCCGCAATATCGATCACGCTCGGCCTCGGTGCAGCGGCTTGAGGATCGGATCAACGATTGCTTCGAGCGTTCGCTGGCGGGCACCGCACTCGCGTGGGACGACCCGGCGATGCGCGACATGGTCGCCTACATGGCGTGGCTGTCGACAGGGGTGGCCCAGGGGAGCACCGTCCCGGGTCAGGGGTTGCCGCTCGGGTCACCGGAGCGTGGCGACACGGTGCACGGCGCAGTGGTCTTCGCGGCGCAATGCGCGCGATGCCACGGCGTCAACGGCGAGGGGATGGCCGCCTTCCCGCCGCTCTGGGGGCCGGGCAGCTTCACCATCGGCGCCGGGATGGCCCGACTGCGCACCCTCGCCGCGTTCGCGAAGCACAACATGCCGTTCGATCGCGCCGGGACTCTCAACGACCAGGATGCGCAGGACGTCGCGACCTACATCACGACCAAGCCCCGGCCACCGTTCGCCGCGAGCGCCGATGACTGGCCCCGCGGCGATGCGCCGCCGGACGTGGCCTATCCCACCAAGGCAGCGAAGGCCAAGTCGCCTTGA
- a CDS encoding twin-arginine translocation signal domain-containing protein, with translation MPDRPAGIPRRDFLGRVALTGAVLAAPPLVHAEPAPDEWDNRWLDGLTRKHRVIFDTKTWGGGEAYGYPKRYYDAMLDGYGAKPADIQVVIGLHGTAWPLALADAAWAAWALGEVVSMNEPGSQTRATRNLTRSDEAGAPYAQTSLASWQKRGASILLCNNTLMRVSRELAAKREGATADATYAELRRAILPGVTLVPAMVAAMALAQTKGASYIVGS, from the coding sequence GTGCCTGACCGCCCCGCTGGTATCCCCCGCCGCGATTTCCTCGGCCGCGTCGCGCTGACCGGCGCCGTCCTCGCCGCCCCGCCCTTGGTGCACGCCGAGCCGGCGCCGGACGAATGGGACAATCGCTGGCTCGACGGTCTCACCAGGAAGCATCGCGTCATCTTCGATACCAAGACCTGGGGCGGCGGCGAGGCCTACGGTTACCCGAAGCGCTATTACGACGCGATGCTGGATGGCTACGGCGCCAAGCCGGCCGACATTCAGGTGGTGATCGGGCTGCATGGCACGGCGTGGCCGCTCGCGCTGGCGGACGCCGCCTGGGCAGCCTGGGCCCTCGGCGAAGTGGTGTCGATGAACGAGCCCGGCAGCCAGACTCGGGCGACGCGGAACCTGACCCGAAGCGACGAGGCGGGCGCGCCCTACGCGCAGACCTCGCTGGCCAGTTGGCAGAAGCGCGGCGCGAGCATCCTGCTCTGCAACAACACGCTGATGCGGGTCTCGCGTGAACTGGCCGCCAAGCGCGAGGGGGCCACGGCGGACGCGACCTACGCCGAATTGCGGCGGGCGATCCTGCCCGGCGTGACGCTGGTGCCGGCCATGGTCGCGGCCATGGCGCTCGCGCAGACGAAGGGTGCCTCCTACATCGTGGGCAGCTGA
- a CDS encoding DUF4399 domain-containing protein, whose amino-acid sequence MKVPASLALLLPMVACTPAKTPAVTQARVFFVAPAEGMLAGDTVHIQLGAEGVKIVAATGKRVDGEAHHHLFIDTDPTADTVMIPKNDAIRHLGTGADTISLVLAPGTHRIIAVAAWGDHVPVAGAVRDTVTIEVPAPVKP is encoded by the coding sequence ATGAAGGTTCCAGCGTCGCTCGCCCTGCTGCTCCCGATGGTCGCGTGTACCCCGGCGAAGACGCCGGCGGTCACCCAGGCCCGGGTCTTCTTTGTGGCCCCGGCGGAAGGGATGCTGGCCGGCGACACGGTGCATATCCAGCTAGGTGCCGAAGGGGTGAAGATCGTCGCTGCCACCGGCAAGCGTGTCGACGGCGAGGCGCACCATCACCTCTTCATCGACACCGACCCGACCGCCGACACGGTGATGATCCCGAAGAACGACGCCATTCGTCACCTTGGCACCGGGGCCGACACCATCTCGCTGGTCCTGGCACCGGGCACGCACCGGATCATTGCCGTGGCAGCCTGGGGCGATCACGTCCCGGTCGCCGGCGCGGTGCGCGACACGGTGACGATCGAGGTACCCGCGCCCGTCAAGCCCTAA
- a CDS encoding sulfite exporter TauE/SafE family protein, which translates to MNTVLYLLVGGAAGILSGLFGIGGGIVIVVVLVSYFKMPIHQATGTSLAALLLPVGLLGAREYYKVGHVDVRAALLIAAGLSLGVWAGARYAQGIAPAMLQRGFAVFLMVMAVRMWFKA; encoded by the coding sequence TTGAACACCGTCCTCTATCTGCTGGTCGGCGGTGCTGCGGGTATCCTGTCGGGGCTCTTCGGGATCGGCGGCGGGATCGTGATCGTGGTGGTGCTGGTGAGCTACTTCAAGATGCCGATCCACCAAGCCACCGGCACGTCACTCGCCGCGCTCCTGCTGCCAGTGGGGTTGCTGGGCGCCCGCGAGTACTACAAGGTGGGGCACGTGGACGTCCGCGCCGCGTTGCTCATCGCGGCGGGCCTCTCCCTCGGCGTGTGGGCGGGTGCCCGCTACGCGCAGGGCATCGCCCCCGCCATGCTGCAGCGGGGGTTCGCCGTCTTTCTCATGGTGATGGCGGTCCGGATGTGGTTCAAGGCTTAG